One Pseudomonas muyukensis DNA segment encodes these proteins:
- the frr gene encoding ribosome recycling factor: protein MINEIKKDAQERMGKSIEALARNLAAIRTGRAHPSILDSVKVPAWGSDMPLNQVAAITVEDARTLKIVAHDKNLSAAIEKAILTSDLGLNPSSAGTTIRVPMPALTEETRKGYTKQASAVCEDAKVAVRNVRRDALADLKKLTKDKEISEDEERRAADEIQKLTDKYVAEVDAAFKAKEKDLMAV, encoded by the coding sequence ATGATCAACGAAATCAAGAAAGACGCCCAGGAGCGCATGGGCAAGTCCATCGAGGCGCTGGCCCGCAACCTGGCGGCGATCCGTACCGGTCGCGCCCACCCGAGCATCCTGGACAGCGTCAAGGTCCCTGCCTGGGGTAGCGACATGCCGCTGAACCAGGTGGCCGCGATCACCGTCGAGGACGCCCGTACCCTGAAGATCGTCGCTCACGACAAGAACCTCAGCGCGGCCATCGAAAAGGCCATCCTGACCTCCGACCTGGGCCTGAACCCGTCCAGCGCCGGCACCACCATTCGCGTGCCGATGCCGGCCCTGACCGAGGAAACCCGCAAGGGTTACACCAAGCAGGCCAGCGCTGTGTGCGAAGACGCCAAGGTTGCCGTGCGCAACGTGCGCCGCGATGCCCTGGCCGACCTCAAGAAGCTGACCAAGGACAAGGAAATCAGCGAAGACGAAGAGCGTCGCGCCGCCGACGAGATCCAGAAGCTGACCGACAAGTACGTCGCTGAAGTCGACGCCGCGTTCAAGGCCAAGGAAAAGGACCTGATGGCCGTTTGA
- the pyrH gene encoding UMP kinase yields MAQQGSGYQARYKRILLKLSGEALMGSEEFGIDPKVLDRMALEVGQLVGIGVQVGLVIGGGNLFRGAALSAAGMDRVTGDHMGMLATVMNALAMRDALERANITAIVMSAISMVGVTDHYDRRKAMRHLNAKEVVIFAAGTGNPFFTTDSAACLRAIEIDADVVLKATKVDGVYTADPFKDPHAEKFDHLTYDEVLDRKLGVMDLTAICLCRDHQMPLRVFNMNKPGALLNIVHGGAEGTLIEEVQK; encoded by the coding sequence ATGGCTCAGCAGGGCAGTGGTTATCAGGCTCGCTATAAACGCATTCTACTCAAACTTAGCGGCGAGGCCCTGATGGGCTCGGAAGAGTTCGGGATCGACCCCAAGGTCCTGGATCGCATGGCGCTGGAAGTCGGCCAGCTGGTCGGTATTGGCGTTCAGGTCGGCCTGGTGATTGGTGGTGGCAACCTGTTCCGTGGCGCGGCGCTCAGTGCAGCCGGCATGGATCGCGTCACCGGTGACCACATGGGCATGCTGGCGACCGTGATGAATGCCCTGGCCATGCGCGACGCGCTGGAGCGGGCGAACATCACCGCCATCGTCATGTCGGCCATCTCCATGGTTGGCGTGACCGATCACTACGATCGTCGCAAGGCCATGCGCCACCTGAACGCCAAGGAAGTCGTGATCTTCGCCGCCGGTACCGGCAACCCGTTCTTCACCACCGACTCCGCCGCTTGCCTGCGCGCCATCGAGATCGATGCCGACGTGGTTTTGAAGGCAACCAAGGTCGATGGTGTATACACTGCAGATCCATTCAAGGACCCGCATGCCGAGAAGTTCGATCATCTGACCTACGATGAAGTGCTGGATCGCAAGCTGGGCGTGATGGACCTGACGGCAATCTGCCTGTGCCGCGACCACCAGATGCCGCTGCGCGTCTTCAATATGAACAAGCCCGGCGCCCTGCTGAACATCGTGCATGGCGGCGCGGAAGGAACTCTGATCGAGGAAGTTCAAAAATGA
- the tsf gene encoding translation elongation factor Ts, giving the protein MAAITAALVKELRERTGEGMMDCKKALEKAGGDIEKAIDDMRASGAIKAAKKAGNVAAEGAIAVKTDGKSAVLLEVNSQTDFLALQDDFKNFVAESLEEAFAQKLTDAAPLIASREAAREALVAKCGENVNIRRLVRVEGDVVGAYLHGNKIGAVVVLKGGDVELAKNIAMHVAASNPEFLDASEISAEAIEREKNVFLQLNADKIAGKPENIVENMINGRIAKFKAEASLKEQAFVMDPEVKVGALAKKAGAEIVSFTYFKVGEGIEKPVDDFAAEVAAQVAAAKQ; this is encoded by the coding sequence ATGGCAGCAATTACTGCGGCGCTGGTCAAAGAACTGCGCGAGCGTACCGGCGAAGGCATGATGGATTGCAAGAAGGCCCTGGAAAAGGCCGGCGGCGACATCGAGAAAGCCATTGACGACATGCGTGCCTCGGGCGCCATCAAGGCCGCTAAAAAGGCTGGCAACGTCGCTGCTGAAGGCGCTATCGCCGTCAAGACCGACGGTAAATCCGCCGTCCTGCTGGAAGTGAACTCGCAGACCGACTTCCTGGCCCTGCAAGACGACTTCAAGAACTTCGTTGCCGAAAGCCTCGAAGAAGCCTTTGCCCAGAAGCTGACCGACGCCGCGCCGCTGATCGCCTCGCGCGAAGCCGCTCGTGAAGCCCTGGTTGCCAAGTGTGGCGAGAACGTCAACATTCGTCGCCTGGTGCGCGTTGAGGGTGACGTTGTCGGTGCCTACCTGCACGGCAACAAGATCGGTGCCGTTGTTGTCCTGAAAGGCGGCGACGTCGAACTGGCCAAGAACATCGCCATGCACGTTGCAGCTTCGAACCCAGAGTTCCTGGATGCGTCGGAAATCTCCGCCGAGGCCATCGAGCGCGAGAAGAACGTCTTCCTGCAGCTGAACGCCGACAAGATCGCCGGCAAGCCGGAAAACATCGTTGAGAACATGATCAACGGTCGTATCGCCAAGTTCAAAGCCGAAGCCTCGCTGAAAGAGCAAGCCTTCGTGATGGACCCGGAAGTCAAGGTCGGCGCCCTGGCCAAGAAAGCCGGTGCTGAAATCGTTTCCTTCACCTACTTCAAGGTTGGCGAAGGCATCGAGAAGCCGGTTGACGACTTCGCTGCCGAAGTTGCCGCCCAGGTCGCTGCCGCCAAGCAGTAA
- the rpsB gene encoding 30S ribosomal protein S2: MSQVNMRDMLKAGVHFGHQTRYWNPKMGKYIFGARNKIHIINLEKTLPMFNEALSFVERLAQGKNKIMFVGTKRSAGKIVAEQAARCGSPYVDHRWLGGMLTNYKTIRASIKRLRDLETQAEDGTFAKLTKKEALMRSRDLEKLDRSLGGIKDMGGLPDALFVIDVDHERIAITEANKLGIPVIGVVDTNSSPEGVDYIIPGNDDAIRAIELYMTSMADAVIRGRNNVAGGTEVYAEEAAAPAAE; the protein is encoded by the coding sequence ATGTCCCAAGTCAACATGCGCGATATGCTGAAGGCCGGTGTGCACTTCGGCCACCAGACCCGTTACTGGAACCCGAAAATGGGCAAGTACATTTTCGGCGCGCGTAACAAGATCCACATCATCAACCTGGAAAAAACCCTGCCGATGTTCAACGAGGCTCTGTCCTTCGTCGAGCGCCTGGCCCAGGGCAAGAACAAGATCATGTTCGTCGGCACCAAGCGTTCCGCCGGCAAGATCGTCGCCGAGCAAGCTGCTCGTTGCGGTTCGCCATACGTTGATCACCGTTGGTTGGGCGGCATGCTGACCAACTACAAGACCATCCGCGCCTCGATCAAGCGTCTGCGCGACCTGGAAACCCAGGCCGAAGACGGCACCTTTGCCAAGCTGACCAAGAAAGAAGCCCTGATGCGTTCGCGCGATCTGGAAAAGCTGGACCGCAGCCTGGGTGGTATCAAGGACATGGGCGGCCTGCCTGATGCCCTGTTCGTGATCGACGTCGACCACGAGCGCATTGCCATCACCGAAGCCAACAAGCTGGGCATCCCGGTTATCGGCGTTGTCGATACCAACAGCAGCCCAGAAGGTGTTGACTACATCATCCCAGGTAACGATGACGCCATCCGCGCTATCGAGCTGTACATGACTTCGATGGCTGACGCCGTCATCCGCGGCCGCAACAACGTTGCCGGCGGCACTGAAGTCTACGCTGAAGAAGCGGCTGCACCTGCTGCTGAGTAA
- the map gene encoding type I methionyl aminopeptidase, with amino-acid sequence MTVTIKTAEDIEKMRIAGRLAAEVLEMIEQHVKPGVTTEELDRLCHDYIVNVQQAIPAPLNYKGFPKSICTSINHVVCHGIPNDKPLKDGDTINIDVTVIKDGYHGDTSRMYHVGTVAPWAERLSKVTQECLYKAIELVKPGCRLGDIGEVIQKHAEKNGFSVVREFCGHGIGKVFHEEPQILHYGRAGTGMELKEGMTFTIEPMINQGKADTKVLGDGWTAITKDRKLSAQWEHTLVVTADGYEIFTLRKDDTIPRTSA; translated from the coding sequence ATGACCGTCACCATCAAGACCGCAGAAGACATCGAAAAGATGCGCATCGCCGGCCGCCTGGCCGCCGAAGTGCTGGAAATGATCGAGCAGCACGTCAAGCCCGGTGTCACCACCGAAGAGCTCGACCGCCTGTGCCACGACTACATCGTCAACGTCCAGCAGGCGATCCCGGCACCGCTCAACTACAAGGGCTTCCCCAAGTCTATCTGCACCTCGATCAACCACGTGGTCTGCCATGGCATCCCCAATGACAAGCCCCTGAAGGACGGCGACACCATCAACATCGACGTCACCGTGATCAAGGACGGCTACCACGGCGACACCAGCCGCATGTACCACGTCGGCACCGTCGCCCCGTGGGCCGAGCGCCTGTCCAAAGTCACCCAGGAATGCCTGTACAAGGCCATCGAGCTGGTCAAGCCGGGCTGCCGCCTGGGCGACATCGGCGAAGTGATCCAGAAGCACGCCGAGAAGAACGGTTTCTCGGTGGTCCGCGAGTTCTGCGGCCACGGCATCGGCAAGGTGTTCCACGAAGAGCCGCAGATTCTCCACTACGGCCGCGCCGGCACCGGCATGGAGCTCAAGGAAGGCATGACCTTCACCATCGAGCCGATGATCAACCAGGGCAAGGCCGACACCAAGGTGCTGGGCGATGGCTGGACCGCCATCACCAAGGACCGCAAGCTCTCGGCCCAGTGGGAACACACCCTGGTGGTGACCGCCGACGGCTACGAGATCTTCACCCTGCGCAAGGACGACACCATCCCGCGCACCTCGGCCTGA
- a CDS encoding [protein-PII] uridylyltransferase, whose product MPQVDPELFDRGQFQAELALKASPIAAFKKAIRMAGEVLDKRFREGREIRRLIEDRAWFVDNILQQAWRQFDWGNPDGIALVAVGGYGRGELHPYSDIDLLILLEAAEHEQYRDAIERFLTLLWDIGLEVGQSVRTVDECAEQARADLTVITNLMESRTIAGPEPLRQRMLDATSTAHMWPSKEFFLAKRAELKARHHKYNDTEYNLEPNVKGGPGGLRDIQTVLWVARRQYGTLNLHALAGEDFLLESENELLASSQAFLWRVRYALHMLAGRAEDRLLFDHQRSIAALLGYSDDNPKRAIEQFMQQYYRVVMSISQLCDLIIQHFEEVILADDSGSTQPLNARFRLHDGYIEAASPNVFRRTPFAMLEIFVLMAQHPEIKGVRADTVRLLREHRHLIDERFRNDIRNTSLFIELFKCEIGIHRNLRRMNRYGILGRYLPEFGLIVGQMQHDLFHIYTVDAHTLNLIKHLRKLQYTPVSEKFPLASKLMGRLPKPELIYLAGLYHDIGKGRQGDHSELGAVDAQAFCARHQLPAWDSRLIVWLVQNHLVMSTTAQRKDLSDPQVINDFALHVGDETRLDYLYVLTVADINATNPSLWNSWRASLLRQLYTETKRALRRGLENPLDREEQIRQTQSAALDILVRQGTDPDDVEQLWSQLGDDYFLKHNAADVAWHSDAILQQPADGGPLVLIKETTQREFEGGTQIFIYAPDQHDFFAVTVAAMAQLNLNIHDARIITSSSQFTLDTYIVLDNDGGSIGDNPQRVRQIRDGLAEALRNPEDYPTIIQRRVPRQLKHFNFPPQVTILNDAQRPVTVLEITAPDRPGLLARIGRIFLEFDISLQNAKIATLGERVEDVFFITDADNQPLSDPQLCSRLQEAIVQQLQAGQASDPSPTRMTF is encoded by the coding sequence ATGCCCCAGGTGGATCCCGAGCTGTTCGACCGCGGCCAGTTCCAGGCGGAACTGGCCCTCAAGGCTAGCCCCATCGCCGCGTTCAAGAAGGCCATCCGCATGGCCGGCGAGGTGCTCGACAAGCGTTTTCGCGAGGGCCGGGAGATCCGCCGCCTGATCGAGGATCGCGCCTGGTTCGTCGATAACATCCTGCAACAGGCCTGGCGCCAGTTCGACTGGGGCAACCCCGACGGCATCGCCCTGGTCGCCGTCGGCGGCTATGGCCGCGGCGAGTTGCACCCGTACTCCGACATTGACCTGCTGATCCTGCTCGAGGCCGCCGAGCATGAGCAGTACCGCGACGCCATCGAACGCTTTCTGACCTTGCTATGGGACATCGGCCTGGAAGTCGGCCAGAGCGTGCGCACGGTCGACGAATGCGCCGAGCAGGCGCGCGCCGACCTCACGGTCATCACCAACCTGATGGAAAGCCGCACCATCGCCGGCCCCGAGCCTCTGCGCCAGCGCATGCTCGATGCCACCAGCACGGCACACATGTGGCCGAGCAAGGAGTTCTTCCTGGCCAAGCGCGCCGAACTCAAGGCCCGTCACCACAAGTACAACGACACCGAGTACAACCTGGAGCCCAACGTCAAGGGCGGCCCCGGCGGCCTGCGCGACATCCAGACCGTATTGTGGGTAGCCCGGCGCCAGTACGGCACCCTCAACCTGCACGCCCTGGCCGGCGAGGACTTCCTGCTGGAAAGCGAGAACGAACTGCTGGCCTCGTCCCAGGCCTTCCTGTGGCGCGTGCGCTATGCCCTGCACATGCTCGCCGGGCGCGCCGAGGACCGCCTGCTGTTCGACCACCAGCGCAGCATCGCCGCGCTGCTGGGCTACAGCGACGACAACCCCAAGCGCGCCATCGAGCAGTTCATGCAGCAGTACTACCGGGTGGTGATGAGCATCAGCCAGTTGTGCGACCTGATCATCCAGCACTTCGAGGAAGTGATCCTCGCCGATGACAGCGGCAGCACCCAGCCGCTCAACGCGCGGTTCCGCCTGCACGACGGCTACATCGAGGCGGCCAGCCCCAACGTGTTCCGCCGCACGCCGTTCGCCATGCTGGAAATCTTCGTACTGATGGCCCAGCACCCGGAGATCAAGGGCGTGCGCGCCGACACCGTGCGCCTGCTGCGCGAGCACCGGCACCTGATCGACGAGCGCTTTCGCAACGATATCCGCAATACCAGCCTGTTCATCGAGCTGTTCAAGTGCGAGATCGGTATCCACCGCAACCTGCGGCGGATGAACCGCTACGGCATCCTCGGCCGCTACCTGCCGGAGTTCGGCCTGATCGTCGGGCAGATGCAGCACGACCTGTTCCACATCTATACGGTCGACGCCCACACCCTCAACCTGATCAAGCACCTGCGCAAGCTGCAGTACACCCCGGTGTCGGAGAAATTCCCGCTGGCCAGCAAGCTCATGGGCCGCCTGCCCAAGCCCGAGCTGATCTACCTGGCCGGGCTGTACCATGACATCGGCAAGGGCCGCCAGGGCGACCATTCCGAGCTCGGCGCGGTGGACGCGCAAGCCTTCTGCGCCCGGCACCAGCTACCCGCCTGGGACAGCCGGCTGATCGTCTGGCTGGTGCAGAACCACCTGGTGATGTCCACCACCGCCCAGCGCAAGGACCTCTCCGACCCGCAGGTGATCAACGACTTCGCCCTGCACGTGGGCGACGAGACGCGCCTGGACTACCTCTACGTGCTGACCGTGGCCGATATCAACGCCACCAACCCCAGCCTGTGGAACTCCTGGCGCGCCAGCCTGCTGCGCCAGCTCTACACCGAGACCAAGCGCGCCCTGCGCCGGGGCCTGGAGAACCCGCTGGACCGCGAGGAGCAGATCCGCCAGACCCAGTCCGCGGCCCTGGACATTCTCGTGCGCCAAGGCACCGACCCGGACGACGTCGAGCAGTTGTGGTCGCAGCTGGGCGATGACTACTTCCTCAAGCACAACGCCGCCGACGTGGCCTGGCACAGCGACGCGATCCTCCAGCAGCCGGCCGACGGCGGCCCGTTGGTGCTGATCAAGGAGACCACCCAGCGCGAGTTCGAGGGCGGCACGCAGATCTTCATCTATGCCCCCGACCAGCACGACTTCTTCGCCGTGACCGTGGCCGCCATGGCCCAGCTCAACCTGAACATCCACGATGCGCGGATCATCACCTCGAGCAGCCAGTTCACCCTCGACACCTATATCGTGCTCGACAACGACGGCGGCTCGATCGGCGACAACCCGCAACGGGTCCGGCAGATCCGCGACGGCCTGGCCGAGGCACTGCGCAACCCCGAGGATTATCCGACCATCATCCAGCGCCGGGTGCCGCGCCAGCTCAAGCACTTCAACTTCCCGCCGCAGGTGACCATCCTCAACGATGCCCAGCGCCCGGTGACCGTGCTGGAGATCACTGCCCCCGATCGCCCCGGCCTGCTGGCGCGGATCGGGCGGATCTTCCTGGAGTTCGACATTTCGCTGCAGAACGCCAAGATCGCCACCCTCGGCGAGCGCGTGGAAGACGTGTTCTTCATCACCGACGCCGACAACCAGCCGCTGTCCGACCCGCAGCTGTGCAGCCGCCTGCAGGAGGCCATCGTCCAGCAGTTGCAGGCCGGCCAGGCCAGCGACCCCAGCCCTACCCGCATGACCTTTTGA
- the dapC gene encoding succinyldiaminopimelate transaminase yields the protein MNHALTQLQPYPFEKLRALLGTVKPAADKRAIALSIGEPKHASPAFVAQAMADNLDKLAVYPSTIGLPALRQAIGQWCERRFGVPAGWLDADRHILPVNGTREALFAFTQAVVNRADDGLVVSPNPFYQIYEGAALLAGATPHYLPCLESNGFNPDFDAVPAHVWKRCQILFLCSPGNPTGALVPMDTLKKLIALADEHDFVIAADECYSELYFDEDAPPPGLLSACAELGRSDFKRCVVFHSLSKRSNLPGLRSGFVAGDASIIKPFLLYRTYHGCAMPVQTQLASVAAWQDETHVRENRDLYRAKYDAVLEILQPVMDVQRPDGSFYLWAKVPGCDADFTRDLFEAEHVTVVPGSYLSRQVDGVNPGAGRVRMALVAPLAECIEAAERIRAFLQSR from the coding sequence ATGAACCACGCCTTGACCCAGCTCCAGCCCTACCCGTTCGAGAAACTGCGCGCCCTGCTGGGCACCGTGAAGCCGGCAGCCGACAAGCGCGCCATCGCCCTGTCGATCGGCGAGCCGAAGCATGCATCGCCGGCATTCGTCGCCCAGGCCATGGCCGACAACCTCGACAAGCTGGCGGTGTATCCGAGCACAATCGGCCTGCCCGCCCTGCGCCAGGCCATCGGCCAGTGGTGCGAGCGGCGGTTCGGGGTGCCGGCCGGCTGGCTCGATGCCGACCGCCACATCCTGCCGGTCAACGGCACCCGCGAGGCGCTGTTCGCCTTCACCCAGGCCGTGGTCAACCGCGCCGATGACGGCCTGGTGGTCAGCCCCAACCCGTTCTACCAGATCTACGAGGGCGCGGCGCTGTTGGCCGGCGCCACCCCGCACTACCTGCCGTGCCTGGAAAGCAACGGCTTCAACCCCGACTTCGACGCGGTGCCGGCGCACGTGTGGAAGCGCTGCCAGATCCTGTTCCTGTGCTCGCCGGGCAACCCCACCGGTGCGCTGGTGCCGATGGACACCTTGAAAAAGCTGATCGCCCTGGCCGACGAGCACGATTTCGTGATCGCCGCCGACGAGTGCTACAGCGAGCTGTACTTCGACGAAGATGCACCGCCGCCGGGCCTGCTGAGCGCCTGCGCCGAGCTTGGCCGCAGTGACTTCAAGCGCTGCGTGGTGTTCCACAGCCTGTCCAAGCGTTCCAACCTGCCAGGCCTGCGCTCGGGCTTCGTCGCTGGCGATGCCAGCATCATCAAGCCGTTCCTGCTGTACCGCACCTACCACGGCTGTGCCATGCCGGTGCAGACCCAGCTGGCCAGCGTCGCCGCCTGGCAGGACGAAACCCATGTACGTGAGAACCGTGACCTGTACCGGGCCAAGTACGATGCCGTGCTCGAGATCCTGCAACCGGTGATGGACGTGCAGCGTCCGGATGGCAGCTTCTACCTGTGGGCCAAGGTGCCGGGCTGCGATGCCGACTTCACCCGCGACCTGTTCGAGGCCGAGCATGTGACAGTGGTGCCGGGCTCGTACCTGTCGCGGCAAGTGGATGGCGTCAACCCAGGCGCCGGCCGCGTGCGTATGGCACTGGTCGCGCCGCTGGCCGAGTGCATCGAGGCGGCGGAGCGGATTCGCGCGTTTCTGCAGAGCCGTTGA